The following proteins are encoded in a genomic region of Oncorhynchus keta strain PuntledgeMale-10-30-2019 chromosome 35, Oket_V2, whole genome shotgun sequence:
- the LOC118377731 gene encoding ras-related protein Rab-38-like has protein sequence MQQQRLLKVLVIGDLGVGKTSIIKRYVHQIFSQHYRATIGVDFALKILNWDHKTVVRLQLWDIAGQERYGNMTRVYYREAVGALVVFDMTRASTFQAVLKWKGDLDSKVALGNGRPIPAVLLGNKCDQLSTGLCSKLPKLENFTRDHGFVGWYETSAKDNTNIDAAIMCLVESIMAVEEERSSDGDTRDPSVLLLPRFDYNMKERTGGPGCDGCNKKITLPGRREMGDI, from the exons ATGCAGCAACAACGCTTGCTCAAGGTCCTGGTCATCGGTGACTTGGGTGTCGGCAAGACGTCTATAATCAAGCGTTATGTCCATCAGATATTCTCTCAACATTACCGGGCCACCATAGGAGTAGACTTCGCTCTCAAAATCCTCAATTGGGATCACAAGACGGTGGTGCGTCTGCAGTTGTGGGACATAGCCG GCCAGGAGCGCTATGGCAACATGACGCGAGTGTACTACCGTGAGGCTGTGGGTGCGTTGGTGGTGTTTGACATGACCCGAGCCTCTACCTTCCAGGCTGTCCTCAAGTGGAAGGGAGACCTCGACTCCAAG gttGCTCTGGGTAACGGGAGGCCAATTCCGGCCGTCCTATTGGGTAATAAGTGTGACCAACTGAGCACTGGTCTCTGCTCCAAACTGCCCAAACTGGAGAACTTCACCAGAGACCACGGCTTCGTGGGGTGGTACGAGACCTCAGCCAAG GACAACACCAACATCGATGCGGCCATCATGTGTTTGGTAGAGAGCATCATggcggtagaggaggagaggtcgtCAGATGGAGATACTAGAGACCCCAGTGTCCTGCTCCTACCACGCTTTGACtacaatatgaaagagaggacagggggaccAGGGTGTGATGGGTGTAATAAAAAGATTACTCTGCCGGgacggagagagatgggggacatctga